A single genomic interval of Streptobacillus canis harbors:
- a CDS encoding YbaK/EbsC family protein, protein MGNEQMIYNLLKEMNIEYKTLEHEAISSVKDHLFELEGQQVKNLLLKAKKTNNIYLVLIHDEKSLNLTDLAEKLEEKRLSFASSDTMIELTGCKPGILTPFGLLFDKDYKVNLIVDTAIDTSTTIGAHPFINTKTLNIQFKDFERFFEYTGHKINFIEL, encoded by the coding sequence ATGGGAAATGAACAAATGATTTATAATTTATTAAAAGAAATGAATATTGAATATAAAACTTTAGAACATGAAGCAATATCTTCAGTAAAAGATCACTTATTTGAATTAGAGGGGCAACAAGTTAAAAACCTTTTATTAAAGGCAAAAAAAACTAATAATATATATCTAGTTTTAATACATGATGAAAAGTCATTAAACCTAACTGATTTAGCAGAAAAACTAGAAGAAAAAAGACTTTCATTTGCAAGTAGCGATACTATGATAGAATTAACAGGTTGTAAACCTGGTATTTTAACACCATTTGGTTTATTATTCGATAAGGATTATAAGGTTAATCTAATTGTAGATACTGCCATAGATACTTCAACAACAATAGGCGCTCATCCATTTATTAATACTAAAACATTAAATATTCAATTTAAAGATTTTGAAAGATTTTTTGAATATACAGGACATAAAATTAATTTCATAGAATTATAA